Part of the Arachis hypogaea cultivar Tifrunner chromosome 6, arahy.Tifrunner.gnm2.J5K5, whole genome shotgun sequence genome, gtttaatttgtGTAGCTTAATATGTCTTGTAGTGCATTTTCTTATGATACACAAAGCAGCAAATTCAGTTGAGAATGAGTATATATTTTGAGCATATTTAGTCTTTTTGTAATGTGCAGAAAATTATTTTTCCATACTCAAATTGGACATGTGATTATACAAATAGGTTAAATAATTGCTgtcatctttttttattttaaaaatccatTGAGATTAATATGTGTTTTTGTAAATAGTTGGTTGCTTCATGATTCACAGAGCGACAAGAGCAATGgtgcaaaataattttataattggtGTGGCTTGTGTTaacatttagctattttaaaaATGTTTCTAGGAGCTTTTTGTTAGAAAATTGAATTTATAATTGGTGTGTCTAATAATTTACTGTTGAGAATGCACCTACTTTACATCAGATATGTCTTGTTCATTTTAGCAATTTTCTGAGTACGATGATTTAATAACTGTTGGTATTGTTATTGTTCAACATGTGTCTATGTTATATTAGAAAAGACAGAAGCTGAAGCGTAGTCTTgtgttaaatcttttttttttaatttgcacaACTTGTTGTGTCTTGTACTAAATTTTCTTATGACACACAGAACAGCAAATTCACTTTAAAATTGGTGTATCTTTTGAGCATATTTATCCTTTTTGAAATATGCGTAAAAGTATTTTTCCGTACTCAGATTGAACATGTTAGTTTATAAATAGGTTAAGTAATTGCTGTCCTCATTTTGCATTTTAAAAAATGCATTAAGGTCTATATGTGTTTCTTTAAATATTTGGTTGTCTCATGTTTCACCGAGCGGCAAGAGCAATAgcgtaaattaattttataattggtGTGCCCTTTGATCACATTTAACTTTTATCGGATGTTTCTAGGTGCTTTTTGTTAGCAGTTTTAATTTCTGATTGGTGTGTGACAATGACCAAAAGCATAAGTTCGGATTTCACAATAAAAATAGGATttgtacgttgcaagtatagtccaaacccaaccaatgatcatcaatcaaatgttaaaattcaaatcaaagataaatcgagagtatttaaaccttgagTCGTCTCTCTAGGAATGCAATTAAAGTGTTATACGCTTTCGGTTGATAGGACAAAAAGGGGTTTGGGGCAAAATCAAAGAACTAAAGATTAAAGGAACTAAGAAATCAAAGAACTAAGGAATGagcaaaattttgaattaatgcaagtaaaaggAGGTAAGATCAGAACTAGTGAAAAAGCAAAGATAAGCataaaaagagccttgacttgggaataagAGGATCTAAGGAATCCTaacatcgccataaccacaactatggtaattatgatgagtcaatctcgcctagttaacccataacatcgaggagtaagtcaagcaagcataattgaccttaatccttaagtcctagctaacttaccaaactagttgataaaaagctagcgtcaatgaaaacaagagtcaactaactacccaagaattaccactaaatgtcggacattatgactctagtatcctaggaactcaaatcccaagccaaTGTGTGAAAATTCACTCAAATAGCCCTAGAACAATCTCTACAATTCATTACAATTGCAAGCAACAATCAAGCAGAGTATGAAGCACTCATAGCAGGATTAAGGCTAGCCCACACAATAGGTGTAACGCAACTAAGCATCAAATGTAACTCTTTATTTGTGGTACAACGGGTAACAGGTAACTCTCAGGTAAAAGATCCACTGTTGGAAAAGTATAATGCTATTGTTACTAATCTTGCTAATAGTttccaaaaatttgaaattttttatatacCTCGGAAACAAAATGATAGAGCAGATATCGTTTCAAAGTTGGCAACAACCAGAAGTCAAACCAAAACACCTATATTATCTCAACTAACACTTAATGAATCTAGTATTATGCTAACAAAAAAGTTAAGTATTTCACAGGAAGAAGACTGACAAAAGCCCTTCAAACATTATTTATAGACAAGCCAAATACCTGAGAGCATTCAAAACAAGAGGAAATTCAAATGAAGAGCGAGTTTTTCTATACATTACTCGGCTCCAAACTATATAAGCGAGATTTCATAGGACCCCCTTCTAAAATGCCTAAACACAGCAGAAGCCAAGTTGGCAATGGATGAAGTTCACGAAGGCTTCTGTGGAACGCATATAGGAGGACGAAGCTTAGCTTCCAAGGTTCTCTGAGCAGGCTACTACTGGCTAACATTGCAACAAGATTGCATGTATAAGGTTCAATATTGTGACCACTGCCAACGTCATGCATCAGTCATTCATAACCCAGCCGAGCAGTTATACTCATCCGAGGTAAGCTGGCCATTCAACAAGTAGTGGCTGGACATCCTTGAACCTTTTCCACCAGTACCAGGGCAGGTTAAATTTTCAATTGTTGCTAttgactattttacaaaatggatagaggcaatACCATTGGCAAAAATAACTTCTGAAAAAATGATATCTTTTGTATGGAAAAACATACTTTGCCGATTTGGTATCCCCAATCCATTATAACTGATAATGGTAGacaatttatacataaaaaattcaCAACTTtcttacaaatttttaaaatagttcAACAGTTCTCATCTGTAGAACACCCACAGACTAACGGTCTTACTGAGGCTGCCAATAAGATTATCTTACAGGGGCTTAGAAAGAAACTTGAAGACTCCAAAGGAGAATGGGCCGAGCTCATCCCATAAGTTCTATGGAGCTATAACACAACAGAGCAATTCTCAATGAAAGAAACCCCTTTCAGGCTGGTGTACGAATGTAATGCCATGCTACCTGTCGAAATCTCCGTACAAACTCCCAGAACTGCAAGTGTCAATGAAGACGACAACATTGAAAATAGAAGAACCGAGCTTGACCTCGTCGAAGAAAATCGAAACAAGTCAACACTACAACAACTCGCCGCAAAACAAGCTATAGCTCGGAAatacaacaagaaactcaagccGATGACATTCTCGGAGGGCGACCTCGTCCTCAGGCAAATAAAAGATGTACGAAAGCCACCAGGACATGGAAAGCTAAGCGCCAATTGGGAAGGTCCATTCCGGATTTTCAAAGTCATCGGCAAAGACGCATACAAAATACAAACACTTGATGGCTCAATACTAGCAAATAATTGGAACATCTCTTCTCTAAGAATGTACTACAGTTAGTCTATAAGTCGAGCACagtgatgtactctttttcctactgccACATTTTTTTCCCAAGGAGGGTTTTGTTGGAGAGATTTTAATGAGGCACACCATCCCGCACTTTACCAATTATCATTCTACAAGGAAACAAACAATTAAATTCTTTATCCTACTTGACCGAATACTATCAACAAATAATACTAACTCATAGTATGAACATTCAAAAAGATTTTCATACGAAAAAATCAAATAACCAACCAAACATGCACTTTAAACATGTTATCAAATTCTAAGTCAGATGTTTTTGGCTAAGAAGCCACAATTCTAACAAAACAGCATCAAAATAGTTTTTTCGCTATAAGCCAAAAACCCCAACATACATAACCATGAAGACAAAACTACTAAGTCTATTACAAAAAACAACTAGACATTCGGGTTTTCACCCTGCTCTCtacatcatcatcctcatcctctacTGGCTGACCACCCACAACAACCTTGCAAGGGTCCATCAGAGACAAATCCACCTCAGAGGCCAAAAGCTTGGCTTGCTCCACCGTTTCCTCAAAGCCGGTGGCAAATATCTCAAGGCCGTGATCTTCTTTCTTAGTTTCTAATTGCTTTTTCTCTGCAACAAGCACCACCAATCTTGCCTCAAAAGCATCcttctcttctttgaatttcttttCAGCATTTTCAGCGGTAGTCAATGTCACGACCCAAAATGAGTCATAATCGGCGTTTAGGAAAATAATCCTATAGCAAGCCTAAcatactcaaatataaatttaataagcaagttacaaatattttacaacttctaaaataaatagttatatacttttaacaaaaaaaattaaaataactaagaatggttggatcctgcctgtgaTATATGGAGCATATACTTCTAGGAATTCGACAAAGAATAGGTACTCATTGCAGACCGTTACTCTTAAATAGAAAGTCTCACATAGTCAAATATTTGTTCCtggaaaataattttttctaaaagggtgagttttgcaactcagtgaccaGACAATACATCTACAATTGACATGAGACTATACAAACATTATCATCAcagtaattttaattagaaattaatagctgataataataagtgaatcaataagggagttctcatacagaaatcaaatcaaaagtccacacttgggcagttccacctctatgg contains:
- the LOC140173638 gene encoding uncharacterized protein, with amino-acid sequence MKETPFRLVYECNAMLPVEISVQTPRTASVNEDDNIENRRTELDLVEENRNKSTLQQLAAKQAIARKYNKKLKPMTFSEGDLVLRQIKDVRKPPGHGKLSANWEGPFRIFKVIGKDAYKIQTLDGSILANNWNISSLRMYYS